The following coding sequences are from one bacterium window:
- a CDS encoding sulfatase-like hydrolase/transferase, whose translation MRKSGKAAVYGLILAALTAAPTCSRAPRLNVLLVSFDTTRADRLGCYGDSAARTPVLDSLAANGVRFARAYTAVPITLPTHATVLTGLYPPSHGVRNNGTFRLSAAVPTLAESFRAAGYATAAFTGSFVLDHRYGLDRGFDLYDDDMYHGGGRATGMMAQRERRADIVAARAGQWLKKNSGRPFFLFVHFFDPHRPWEAPEPFAAAAADPYRAEIAWTDHCLGGLLAALDSLGLARNTLMLMFGDHGEGLGEHGEQTHSTFLYNSTVHVPLILSLPGVDSLRAQVMDTPVSLADVAPTLAALAGVEPPGGCQGQALASAQGLIQPPANRPLYLECWYPWYCHGWSPLEGVVRGGRKYVRAPRPELYNLDTDPAELANLVPGPPADSLARVLENLKHALTPREAATRPAAAPGAEESAGLRALGYVAGRSAAPDEDISRLPDPKDMIVSVPGYMLGVSYLTDSHPELAAREFRALLAADPANWSAWEFLAESELALGHPDSALAAAQQAVRSQSPSERAFFLLGSAALELADSARAQKELERALTLNPDYGPALALLARIHDSAGRTEQALEFYHRAEAALPGNPGLLTDLGALLIRLGDYARARATLERATALEGAGWRAWFNLGLACQLDSDNEAAVQAYERATVLEGVPAEAFNNLGIACYELKRYEQSCRAYERAIGLDSLYAAAWNNLGGSRAALGQNKEAEAAYWRALALKPDYPDAALNYGLLLAGSLERPDSARVLLRRALRGLAPGPRRESAAALLERLEKTSTR comes from the coding sequence ATGAGAAAAAGCGGGAAAGCAGCCGTCTACGGTCTCATCCTGGCGGCCCTGACTGCCGCGCCCACCTGCTCGCGCGCCCCGCGGCTGAATGTCCTGCTGGTCAGTTTCGACACCACGCGCGCCGACCGTCTGGGCTGCTACGGCGACAGCGCCGCGCGCACCCCTGTGCTCGACAGTCTGGCCGCAAATGGAGTGCGATTCGCCCGGGCCTACACCGCCGTGCCGATCACTCTGCCCACGCACGCCACGGTCCTGACCGGGCTGTACCCGCCCAGTCATGGAGTGCGTAACAACGGCACTTTCCGCCTGAGCGCCGCTGTGCCCACCCTGGCTGAATCGTTCCGCGCGGCGGGCTACGCCACCGCGGCTTTCACCGGCTCCTTTGTCCTGGACCACCGCTACGGCCTGGACCGGGGGTTCGACCTCTATGACGACGATATGTACCATGGTGGGGGACGGGCCACCGGAATGATGGCCCAGCGTGAACGCCGGGCGGATATTGTGGCCGCGCGCGCCGGACAGTGGCTGAAAAAGAACTCCGGGCGGCCCTTTTTCCTGTTCGTCCATTTCTTCGACCCGCACCGCCCCTGGGAGGCCCCCGAGCCGTTCGCCGCGGCTGCGGCTGACCCCTACCGCGCCGAGATCGCCTGGACCGACCACTGCCTGGGCGGCCTTCTGGCCGCACTCGACAGCCTGGGCCTCGCCCGCAACACGCTGATGCTTATGTTCGGCGACCACGGCGAGGGACTGGGTGAGCATGGCGAGCAGACCCACAGCACGTTCCTCTACAACTCCACTGTGCACGTGCCGTTGATCCTGAGCCTGCCGGGGGTGGACTCGCTCCGGGCTCAGGTGATGGATACTCCGGTCAGCCTGGCGGATGTCGCCCCCACCCTGGCCGCGCTGGCCGGGGTCGAGCCGCCCGGTGGCTGCCAGGGCCAGGCCCTGGCCTCGGCGCAGGGGCTCATTCAGCCGCCCGCCAACCGCCCGCTGTACCTGGAATGCTGGTATCCGTGGTACTGCCACGGCTGGAGCCCGCTGGAGGGAGTGGTGCGCGGCGGACGCAAGTATGTCCGCGCCCCGCGGCCGGAGCTGTATAATCTTGATACCGACCCGGCGGAGCTGGCCAACCTTGTTCCCGGCCCGCCCGCCGACTCCCTGGCCCGGGTGCTGGAGAACCTCAAGCACGCGCTCACTCCGCGTGAGGCTGCCACGAGGCCCGCCGCCGCGCCGGGCGCCGAGGAGAGCGCCGGACTGCGTGCCCTGGGCTATGTCGCCGGGCGCTCCGCCGCGCCGGATGAGGACATTTCGCGCCTGCCCGACCCCAAGGACATGATCGTCAGCGTGCCGGGCTACATGCTGGGGGTGAGCTACCTGACCGACAGCCACCCGGAGCTGGCCGCGCGGGAATTCCGCGCCCTTCTGGCCGCCGACCCGGCCAACTGGTCGGCCTGGGAGTTCCTGGCCGAAAGCGAGCTGGCCCTGGGACATCCCGATTCCGCCCTGGCCGCGGCCCAGCAGGCGGTGCGCTCGCAGTCGCCCTCGGAGCGGGCTTTTTTCCTGCTGGGCAGCGCCGCCCTGGAGCTGGCCGACTCGGCCCGCGCACAGAAAGAGCTGGAGCGCGCCCTCACGCTCAACCCCGACTACGGCCCGGCCCTGGCCCTTCTCGCCCGCATTCACGACTCCGCCGGCCGCACGGAACAGGCCCTCGAATTCTACCATCGCGCCGAGGCCGCCCTGCCAGGCAACCCCGGCCTGCTGACCGACCTGGGAGCGCTGCTTATCCGGCTCGGCGACTATGCACGTGCCCGCGCGACCCTTGAGCGGGCCACCGCGCTGGAGGGCGCCGGCTGGCGCGCCTGGTTCAACCTGGGGCTGGCCTGCCAGTTGGACAGTGACAACGAAGCCGCGGTTCAAGCCTATGAACGGGCCACAGTACTGGAGGGCGTGCCAGCCGAGGCGTTCAACAACCTGGGGATAGCCTGCTATGAGCTGAAACGCTACGAACAGTCCTGCCGGGCCTACGAGCGGGCCATCGGGCTGGACAGCCTCTACGCCGCGGCCTGGAACAACCTGGGCGGCTCGCGCGCCGCGCTGGGTCAGAATAAGGAAGCGGAGGCGGCCTACTGGCGCGCCCTGGCCCTCAAGCCGGACTACCCGGACGCCGCGCTAAACTACGGCCTTCTGCTGGCCGGGTCTCTGGAGCGGCCCGACTCGGCGCGGGTCCTTCTGCGACGGGCTTTGCGCGGCCTGGCCCCCGGCCCCCGCCGCGAGAGCGCCGCGGCCCTTCTGGAGCGCCTGGAAAAAACCTCCACCCGTTGA